A segment of the Micrococcales bacterium genome:
GGTGTTACTCCGCGAGATCCTGAACCAAAGCTGGGATCAGTTTGACCAGGGCATTCCAAATCAGATCGTCATCGACGTGGTCGTAGTGATGGGCCACCAGGTTTCGCATCCTGGCTATGTTCCGCCAGGCGATTTGCGGGTGCCGGTCTTTGAACTCTTCCGGCAGCCTCTCAGTCACAGTGGCCACCTTGATCAGAATCCGTTCACCGGCGTTGCGCAACAGGGAGCCCTCTGGGGAATCGGCGGCAAAGGCCGCGCGGCCCGGGGCGGTGACATAGGCGGCTTGCTCGGCGAAAGTGGTCAGGTCACCAAGCAAGTGTGCGACTTTCTCGGGACTGGTCACAGTGGCACGGCCTCGTGACGGATGGACTGCACAAAACGACTGGATGATCCCATCGAGACGACATCAACCGACACTGCCAGCAGCGAGCTTAGTTCTTCCTCCAGTGCTAGAAGATCTGTTATGTCGGCGTTCTGATCGAACTCGACCATGACGTCAAGATCGGAATCCCAACTGTCGGTTCCTTTGGCCACCGACCCAAAGACGTATCCGGCCTTGCCCCGGTGGCGGGTGATCAGCTCGAGAACCTTTGGTCGCATGGACGCCAACATCACCGAGGGAGGCACCCTGAGATGCTGCTCGACCGCCGCCTCCACCGCCGCAGTGGGTTGCCTCCTGCCCGACTCGATGGCTGACAATTGAGGCTGCTTCACGCCAGAGCGTTCAGCCAGGTCGCGCTGGGACAGGCCCAACAGGCCGCGCCGGGTTCGCATGGCATGGGCGGTCAGTGGCATGCACTCATGATAACAAGTGTGTTATCGCCATGCTGGCCCGCAACAATCGCGCTTTGGGCGTCAAGGGACCGGCCGGTTCGGATCGAGGTGAACGGTTGAATGACTGGCCCTGAGCGTTTGCCCAGTTGGGCAGAAATGACAGTGATTGAAATGTTCATGTCGATCTGCACTTCAACCACCCTGGCGCCTAGGCCGTAATGAACGCAGCGGCCAGGTTGGCGTAAGTGCGGGCGGCCACCTCGACCTGGTCCAGAGGCACAAACTCATCCGGTCGGTGGGCCTGGAGCAGGTCGCCTGGACCATAGACAGCCCCCGAAATACCGGCCGCAGCCAGCATCTCCACCTCGCAATAGGCCCTGAAGATCATGGTTTCTGGCGCCACGCCGGCGGCCCCGAGGTGGGCCCGCTCCAAAGCCGTCACAGTCTCAGAGGACGGCTCAGCCTGCCACGGCCTAAAGAACTGGTTGCAGACCAAATCGCCATCCAACCCGCGGGCGGCCAGCACCTCGGCAAACAGCCCCCGCAGCTGGTCGATCACAGCCTCGATGTCCTCGCCCGGCAGCACCTGGCGATCAAAGTCCAGCCGGCAGGAGTCTGGCACCAAAGTGACACCGGTACCACCTTGGATGACACCAAGGTTCAGGCTCGGATCGACCGGGAAACCCAGCTCTTGCCCTAGGCCACGCAGGGATCGCCGGTAGTCCTCTAGCGCTCACACCACCTGGTTCATCCCGCCGATGGCGTTGTCCCCCAGCTCGGCCATACCGGTGTGGGCCGTGCGCCCGCGCACCCAGGCAGTGAACTCGGCCGCCCCCTGGATGGCCCTGGCCACCCCCAGCGAGGTCGGCTCACCGACATAAGCTCTGGTGCACTGGGCCAGCGCGCCGTTATCCAGCAGCGCCCTGGTGCCCTTGAACCAGACTTCCTCATCAATTACGGCGGCCAGCATTAGACCACGGCGACGCGGCGGCCCCACTTGAGCCACGGCATCGGCCGCGGCCACCATTGCCGCCAGCCCGCCTTTCATATCGCAAGCCCCGCGCCCATAAAGACGGCCGTCCACCACCTCGCCACCCAGCGGGTCAACGCTCCATAAGCCCAGGTCACCAACCGTAACCGTATCCAGATGAGCGTGCAAAAGCAGAGTCTCGGGGCTGTCGCCAGCCAAGCGGCCAATCACGTTGGGCCGGCCCGGTTCAACCTCCGCCAGTTCCACTTCCATACCGCAGGCAGCCAGTCTCTCAGCCACCAGCCGGGCGGCGGCCTCTTCGTTGCCGGGCGGGTTTTGCGAATCAGCCCTGACCAGGTCACGCAGGAAGTCATTCATGGCTTTGACATTGACCTTAGCTCCAGGGCCGGGTTCAGTCACTTTGGCCGATGCCGGTGCCCTGGCCTTTAGCTTTTCGCTGCCCAAGACGACTTGACCGGTTCCGCGAATGGTCTTGGTCAAATGGCGGGTTAGCTCCAAAAAGCGCGGCTGGGTCTGCATTTCGACCCGTCTGGGCCGAGGCAGATCGACTACCACCTCAGTGTGGATGCGGCCGGGGCGGGGTGTCATGGTGACAACCCGGTCAGAAATGAAGGTGGCTTCCTCGATGTCGTGTGTGACGAACAGCACGGTCAGCCGGTGGGCCTCCCAGATTTGCGTCAACAGCTCCTGCATTTCCTGGCGGGTGATGGCATCGAGCGCACCAAAGGGCTCATCCATTAGCAGGATCTTGGGCCGGTATGACAACGAGCGGGCCAAGGCCACCCTTTGTTGCATGCCGCCTGACAACTGCGCCGGATAGGCCTGCTCAAAGCCAGTCAGCTTGACCAGATTCAGCAGCTCGGTGGCTCGGGCGCGGCGTTCGGCCGGAGTAATCGGTTCGGCCCGAAGGGCGAATTCGACGTTATTCACTGCGTTGAGCCAGGGCAGCAGGGTGGCCTGTTGGAAGACCACGCCCCGGTCGCGGCCCGGCGCTGTTACCGGCTGGCCGTCGACCAGCACCTCGCCTTCGGTTGGCTCGTCTAGGCCAGCAATAATCGAAAGCAGGGTCGACTTGCCGCAGCCAGAGACCCCAACCAGGGAGACGAACTCGTTTTGGCCCAGATCTAGATCCACATCGACCAAGGCGGTTAGATCGCCAAAACGCTTGGACAAGCCTCGGATCACAACTTTGGGCGCAGTTGACATCAGCGGGCCTTTTGGTAGCTGAACAGCGCCCGGCCCAGCGCCCGCATGCCCTGGTCAAAGAGCAGCCCCAACAGGCCAAGTACCAGCAGGTAGCCAAAAATGGTGTCGGTGGCGAAGTATCTCTTGGCAACTGTCAAGCGGTAACCCAGCCCGCCGGTGGCCGCAACCAGCTCTGCTACCACCAGCCAGGTCCAAGCCCAGCCCAGGGTCATTCTCAAAGCGTCGTAGATACGCGGCCAGGCGGCCGGGAAAACGATCCGGAGCAGGATTTGGGCGCGGTTCATACCCAGTGTCTCGCCCAGGTGGACCATGGGCTGGGGCACTTGCCGAACCGCGTCTGCCACCATTAGCGCCTGCTGGAAAAATGTGCCCATCCAGATCAGCAGGAACTTGGCCGCGTCGCCGGTGCCAACCCAGATGACCGTCAAGGTGACAAAAGCCACCACCGGCATATAGCGGATAAAGTCGAAGAGCGGCTCCAAGGCCGCCTCGACCCTGGCGGAAACCCCCATCAGCGGCCCTATCACCAACGCCATGGCCGAGGCAATCAGATAGGCCACGGTGATGCGGTAAACCGACAAGCCAATGTCGCTCCAGAGCGTGCCGTTGGCCGCCAGCTCACCTAGCCGGCGGAAAACGGAGCTCAGCGGTGGCAGGAAGATCTTGTCAACCAGGCCGGCCGCGGTCACCAACCACCACACCCCCAGCAGGGCGGCGAATGTGCTCAGCGCGATTACAAGGTATTGGCGCCTCGAAATGCGTTGGCGCACTCGCGCCCGCCGGGGTGACAACTGACTACCGGTTAGGGCAGGAAGCTGGCGTCGATAATGGTCGCCGGTTCAACACTGCCGTCAAGCAAGCCGGCCTTGACGGCCGCCTCCTGGACCGCCGGCATAATCAGCTGGAGGTAGTCGCCGGTCAACAGCTGGGTGTTGGCGTTCAGGTCGAAGAACTCCACCCCATCGAAAGCCGTGGTCAGGTCTTCAGGGTTCTCTCCCACGCCATCGGCAATAATGGCCCGGCCCGCCTCAGGATTGGCGTTGTAGAAATCGAGCGCCTGCCCCCATGATTTGATCAAGGCAGTGACGGCCTCGGGGTTTTCCGCGATGAAAGCGTCAGAGACCATCAACACATCAGAAATCAGCCCCTCTTTGACGCCGGCTTCGTAAAGCACCTGGACGCCGTTGCCTTGGGACATGGCCTCGGTGATATACGGCTCGTAGGTGACGGCAGCCGGTACCCGTCCGGCCATCAGGGCGTTGCCAGCGTCGGCCGCACCCAGCGGCACCTTGGTGACATCGTCAATGGTCATACCAGCCTCTAGTAAGGCGTAGTTGAGCAGCAGATCAGAGGTGGCACCTTCCTCATAGGCCACCTGTTGGCCCTTCAGCCCGGCGACGGAAGTGATCGAACCGTCGGTCAAAATGGCGTCTGCCGAGGTCGAGGCGTCCAACAGCAGCACAATCTTGGCTTCGACACCTTGCTCGGCCATGAGCAGAGCACCGTGGGAGGCGACGTTCAGGCCGTCGACTTTGCCAGCGGCCAGGGCGGCCAGCATGTCGGCATCAGCTTCGAAGTCAATCAGGTCGACCTCAAGGTTGTTTTCGGCGAAATAGCCCTGGTCCTGGGCGATGTACCAGGCGCCGTAACCCAGCCACGGCTGGATGGCGATGGAGACTTTGATTGGGGATCCGCCCTGGGCGTTGTCCGTTGCCTTGGTGTTGTCATTGGTCGAATCAGAAGAACAGCCAGCCAAGGCCAGCATTAACAATGCGGCAGCGGCGGTGAGTCGAGCGGTCTTAAGCATTTTGCCATGGCCTTTCGGGGGGCTAAACGTGCTCCATCACGCTACCGGATGGCCTTGGCCGCCGTCATTGGCAAAAGGTCTGCTAAGGGGCTGGCTAACGCCCTGACTAGTAGCGACTACTCACCGACCCGGCGGCTGGCCTCATTGGGTGCCAAACCAACCGAACCGCTGGTGCTTGGCCGGGAGCACTAGCCGGCACTGGGTGTCAGGCCCATCCAGCCTGTCGGTGGTTGCGGCGAGGGCTCGGCGTCTTGGTCGGTGAAAGGCTGGGCATTACCGAGCCACCGCCTCAACTCCGGTCCGTGGATCAGCCGGTAAGGGAAAGCGGCGGTCCGGGTGCGGCGTTCGAGGCCGCCGATGTCGCACCGGCCGCCAACCACTATGACGTTGCCAAAGCGCCGGCCCCTTATGACCGCCGGTTCTGTGCCCACCACCACTTGGTCAAAGGCGCTGAGCACACCGGCCACCAGTCGCTTGGCGTAGTCCAGGGGGGCGTGGTCGGTTAGGTTCATGACCATGGTGCCGCCAGGGCGCAGGACCCGTTTGTTGTCTTCAAACCACTGACAGGTGCCCAACTCAGCCGGCACCTGGGCGCCGTCAAAGGCGTCTGTTACCACGACATCGGCGTAGTTGTCGCGCAACGCTGACATGCCTGCCCGGCCGTCCTGCGGGCGCACCTTGATGCCACTGCGGCGCGGCAGTGGCGCTACCTGGCGCACTGCCTGGGTCAAGGCAGCATCAGGCTCAAGGACAATTTGGGCCGAGGTGGGACGGGTGTGGGCAATGTGGCGGGCAATGGTCATACCAGCGCCGCCAACGTGGATGGCGCAAATGCGCCGGCCCGGCTTGAAGGAAGCATCTATGACGTCGACGATCCTCTGGACGTAGAAGAACTCCAGGTAGGTCGGGTCGGCCGGGTCGACAAAGGATTGATCTGCCCCATCGCTCTGCACGGTCCAGGCCCCCGGCCGGTCCCTACTGGCCACTAGGCGCGGATCGTGTTCCACGCCAACACCCTATTTCAAGGCCACTGATACCGGTGACTCGGACCAGGCCCGGCCGGCAGCGGCGGCGGGGGCCTACCTACGTCTGCCCGGGTTGGCCTACAGCTGGACCACAGGCACCACGCCAGCGACGGCGGCGAAGTCGTCGACATTGCGAGTGGCCACGGTCAGGCCGTTGGCCAGGGCTGTGGCGGCAATCATCATGTCCATGCGGCGGGCGCGGTTCAGGCCACGTCCACCTCGCTGCGCGGCGACACAAAGCGCTCTGTAGGCCGGCAGTTCGGCCGCTCCAAACGGTAAGCCCTGGCCCAAGGCGGCCTGGACCGCGGCTAGCTGAATCACCGCTGCGGCCGCCACCATTGGGTTTGACGAAAACTCCCCTTCCATCAGCTCGGCGTAGCACAGGGTGGAAGTGAATAGCTCGATCTGGCCGGCATTCGGTCCCAGCAGCGCAAAGTCTGGCTCTTCGATCAGCAGGTTGGTGTCGAGCAGAAGCCTGATCATTCGCCCACCAAACCCATGGTGTCACGTCCGGCCTCTAGGTTTGCCAGCAAAAGCCGGCGGGCGTCATCGGCCAAACTGCCTTGCCATAGTTCGCTGGCGAGTCCGGGCGCAAGAATCACCGGACTGGCCGCAGCCTGTCCGGTGGACCTGCTCAAGGTGACACCTGTGTCGCGTCCTTGCACGGTTACTCGGTACTCCGCCTGCCCTTGTTCTACCGCCCGGACCAGGCGGGACGCGTGCTGCTGGAGCTCTCGAATGCCAATGCTGGTAGTCATGCGTCAAATGTAGCGCTTGAGCGGTAGATGGTCGTTGGCGGGATGGCCGTTGCCGCGTGAATCTGGCAGCGGTCGTTGTCACACCACGCCCTCCCACCGGCGATTGCGCGATGTGGGAGGATCGAGCCATGACCATCCCGCGGACAATTGGCCTGATTGGCGGCATGACCTACCACTCCACTGTCGACTACTACAAGGGCATCAATGACGGCGTGGCCGCCGCTCTGGGCGGGCATCACTCGGCCCGGGTGGTGCTGTCGTCTGTCGACTTCGAGGACGTCCGGGCATTTCAGGACGCCGGTGACTGGGACGGCGCCGGCCGGTTCCTGGCCAGCGAGGCAACAAAACTGGTCCAGGCCGGGGCCCAGGCGGTGGCGATCTGCACCAACTTGATGCACAAAGCTGCGCCCATCGTCGAGGACAGCGTTGACGTGCCGCTGATCCACATTGCCGATTCTGTGGCCGCTGAGGCCAAGCGACGCGGTTTGCGGACCCTGGGGGTAATGGGCGCCAAGTGGACCATGCGTGATCGGTTCTACTCTGATCGCCTGGCGACTCAAGGCCTAGCCTGCACCCAGGCCGGGGACGAGGATATCGAGTTGACCAACCAGATCATCTTTGAGGATCTGACTTTTGGGATTGTCCGGGAGGAATCGCGCCAAGCGCTGCTGGGCGTGGCGGCGCGACTAGCCCAGGCCGGGGCCGATGCCGTAGTGCTGGCCTGCACCGAGCTTCCGTTGGCCTTGCAGGACGGCGACGGCACGGTGCCGCTGCTGGATTCCACCAAATGCCACGTCAACGCCCTATTGGACTTCATTCTTGCCAGTGATCCGAGCGACGATGCCTAGCTGCCCCGGGGTTGGCTCCAACCGGAACGGGTGGCCAAACCTAAGCCCAGGTCGAACGCTCTGCCGCTAGCTCCGGTACATCAGCGGCGGGGCTGCTCCCAGCGGACGCCGGGGAAATGGCGGAAATCAGAATCGAATGTGATCACGGTGGCCTTGTGCTCACGGGCGATGGCCGCGAGGTGGGCGTCGTTGACCAGATCCGGGGACGCACTGGTCGCTGCCAGCATCTCCCGCAGGAAATCGGCGTGGCGGGAGCCAGCTTCAAGCACATGGGCTGAAGGCGCACCAAGCCAAGCGTCGACGAACTCCAGGGCGCCAGCCCGGGTCAGAGCCGGGTCGGCGACCCTAGGGTTAGTCGCCAGCCTGACGAAGCCGACCAGTGCAAACCAGGCGAAACCCACCGGCTCTCCCCTGGTCAGAGCCGCGTCGAGCCAGCCACGCGCGTCGGAATGATGCCGCGAGCCAGCGAAAGCGGCGTAGACCAGGACGTTGGTGTCGACCAGCTTCATGTGCCGGCACGCATCCTGTCCAGCTGGGCCTCGTCTTCAAGTGCACCAGCCAAGGCGTTCGCTTTGGTGACGTCCACCAGCAGGGTCGCCTTGGCCGTGGGCGACCGGAAGACGTAGTCGACCCGTCCTGGCGCCCCGTCTCGGATGGCGTCATTGAGCGCCTGCTTAAACGAGACACCCTTGGCTGCCATTCGCTCGCGAATAACCTGCTCCGTGTCGGGATCGAGGGTCACCGTTGTGCGCATGGCGCCATCATAGCATCACTGTTGATGCCTTGCTGCCATTCCAGCGCTAGAACAGGCGCTGATCCGAGCTGCTGTCTGTTGAGCCCGCTACGATAACTCTGGCCTCGGCCATGAGGTCAGGGTACGGATCGGCCAGGGGCTGACGGGCCGTCCGGAGATCGTCCTTTGCCTTTGCCAATGCGATTCCGGCCGTGTAGTAGCGGCCTTTGGTCTGCCCGTGGGCCACGAGCAGACCGAGATCAGATAGACGGGCCAGGTCGCGACTGGCTTGGCGGTCATCTACTTCGACGTGTGACACATAACGGGGTCTGGTGACCCGGAAACCCAACCACGCGTCGAAGAGGACGTCGCCAACTCTTGCGGGCAGGTTGTGGGCCAACATCAGACCATCAATGACTGCCCACTGTCGATTGGCCTCGTCGAATCGCCGCCTGACCGTTTGCGCCTGCATGTGGTGTGCCCGCAGATTGAAGCTCGTCCAAAGCCTGGCACTCCGTTCCGGATGCCAGGCCCCGGCCCCTGTGGCGGCCAGGACCGCGTAGTAGTCGCCCGTGTTCGCGCCCAGCCATTCCTCGATGCTCGAAAAAGGCGGTTCCAGTACATGGTCCATGGCCAACACAAGCGTCTGGAGTGCTCTGCCCATCCGTCCGTTGCCGTCTCGGAACGGGTGAATCATCACCAAGTTCAGGTGCGCCAGAGCTGCGGTGACCATGGGCGGTGACTTGCTCGCGTTGACCTGATCGACGAGTGCGGCCATCAGCTTTGGCACCAGCCTCGCATCAGGCCCCGCGTACGACACGCTGCCATCCTCCCTGGTGACGTAGATTGGGCCAGTTCGATAGTTGCCGGGGTTTTTGCTCAGGTCATGCTCCAGCAACATGAAGTGCATTGACCGGACAACTCCGTCGTCAAATGTGAACCCGGCACCCGTGCCCACATTGAGCACGTAGGTCAGCATGCGCCGGTATCCCAGAATCTCCGCCCAAGTGCGTTCATCTGCGGTGAGGGCCGCCTCCTGATCCACGGCGGCAACCGCGTCACCCTCGCTCACCACGTAGCCTTCAATACTGTTGGAACCTCGGATCGCTTTTGCCTGGGCTGATCGCCGCATGCTGCCCTGCCAGCGGCGCGGTGCCCTAAGGACCTGCGACAGCTCAAGACGCATTTGGTCGATTTCGGCGATCACAGCCTCGTCGTGCGCGCCCAGCCGGGGTGGTGTGAATACGCTGGCCATAACCCGTCCCTGCCTGAATGTCCTAATGATTAGGACACATGGTACCCTTCCCTGTCTCTATGTCCTAATCATTCGGACACGCTCCCGCCGGACTGCTCCGTGGCAAGCAGAGGAAGGACAGACGGCGGGTAACCGGCCGGGTGACCATGTAGGTCAGATCTGTGTGTCGCCTGGTTTGACATCCGCGATTGGCTGGCGCGAGGTGGCGCATGAGAGTCACATGGAAAGAAAAATGGCCTCTAACCTGGTGGGCGTAACTGGGATCGAACCAGTGACCTCTTCCGTGTGAAGGAAGCGCGCTCCCTCTGCGCCATACGCCCTCGGCACTGCGGCGAAAACCGATCCTAGCCCAGTCAGGGCGCCGCCACCAACCAAAGGCCTGGCAATTGGCACCGGGCGATGTGGGGTACCTAAGCTTCTTGGGCAGACGCGCCCACGTCGATGGCCCGGCGCGACACGGCTAACCGGTGGACAGCGGGGTTCGTCTCCACAAGCCGGCTGGCGGCCAAGCGACATCGGCCCGGCGACCGCGATTGGAACACGTCGAAGTAGCGCTGCCGCCGCTGCCAGCCGTTGGACCGGCGGGCACCCGATGGGGTATTCTCGGTGGTCGCGTGTGGGCATGGCTCACAGCACGCGGACGTGGCTCAGTTGGTAGAGCATAACCTTGCCAAGGTTAGGGTCGCGGGTTCGAATCCCGTCGTCCGCTCGACACTAACCTTGTACGGTGGAGTGGCCGAGAGGCGAGGCAGCGGCCTGCAAAGCCGTATACGCGGGTTCGAATCCCGTCTCCACCTCACAAGGGCCATTGGCGCAGGGGGAGCGCGCTTCCTTGACACGGAAGAGGTCGCTGGTTCGAATCCAGCATGGCCCACAACGAGGAAGGCCGAGCGCCAACGAGCTTGCTCGATTGGCCGAGGCCGACGAAGTTGTTGACGAGGTCCGTAGGACCGAGGAGCACCAAACCGGCTTGCCCTGTACGCACGCCCAGGTCACCTCTCGACCTAGGCCCCGGACGGCGCCTTGTTACGCCGTGCCTTGTGGAAATCCCACCGGAGGGTGGCTGCACCAAGCGTCGCAGAAAGAATGGTGGCGATGAGGATG
Coding sequences within it:
- a CDS encoding DUF86 domain-containing protein; translated protein: MTSPEKVAHLLGDLTTFAEQAAYVTAPGRAAFAADSPEGSLLRNAGERILIKVATVTERLPEEFKDRHPQIAWRNIARMRNLVAHHYDHVDDDLIWNALVKLIPALVQDLAE
- a CDS encoding helix-turn-helix domain-containing protein; protein product: MPLTAHAMRTRRGLLGLSQRDLAERSGVKQPQLSAIESGRRQPTAAVEAAVEQHLRVPPSVMLASMRPKVLELITRHRGKAGYVFGSVAKGTDSWDSDLDVMVEFDQNADITDLLALEEELSSLLAVSVDVVSMGSSSRFVQSIRHEAVPL
- a CDS encoding M20/M25/M40 family metallo-hydrolase — protein: MPDSCRLDFDRQVLPGEDIEAVIDQLRGLFAEVLAARGLDGDLVCNQFFRPWQAEPSSETVTALERAHLGAAGVAPETMIFRAYCEVEMLAAAGISGAVYGPGDLLQAHRPDEFVPLDQVEVAARTYANLAAAFITA
- a CDS encoding M20/M25/M40 family metallo-hydrolase; translated protein: MSTAPKVVIRGLSKRFGDLTALVDVDLDLGQNEFVSLVGVSGCGKSTLLSIIAGLDEPTEGEVLVDGQPVTAPGRDRGVVFQQATLLPWLNAVNNVEFALRAEPITPAERRARATELLNLVKLTGFEQAYPAQLSGGMQQRVALARSLSYRPKILLMDEPFGALDAITRQEMQELLTQIWEAHRLTVLFVTHDIEEATFISDRVVTMTPRPGRIHTEVVVDLPRPRRVEMQTQPRFLELTRHLTKTIRGTGQVVLGSEKLKARAPASAKVTEPGPGAKVNVKAMNDFLRDLVRADSQNPPGNEEAAARLVAERLAACGMEVELAEVEPGRPNVIGRLAGDSPETLLLHAHLDTVTVGDLGLWSVDPLGGEVVDGRLYGRGACDMKGGLAAMVAAADAVAQVGPPRRRGLMLAAVIDEEVWFKGTRALLDNGALAQCTRAYVGEPTSLGVARAIQGAAEFTAWVRGRTAHTGMAELGDNAIGGMNQVV
- a CDS encoding ABC transporter permease, coding for MRQRISRRQYLVIALSTFAALLGVWWLVTAAGLVDKIFLPPLSSVFRRLGELAANGTLWSDIGLSVYRITVAYLIASAMALVIGPLMGVSARVEAALEPLFDFIRYMPVVAFVTLTVIWVGTGDAAKFLLIWMGTFFQQALMVADAVRQVPQPMVHLGETLGMNRAQILLRIVFPAAWPRIYDALRMTLGWAWTWLVVAELVAATGGLGYRLTVAKRYFATDTIFGYLLVLGLLGLLFDQGMRALGRALFSYQKAR
- a CDS encoding aliphatic sulfonate ABC transporter substrate-binding protein, giving the protein MLKTARLTAAAALLMLALAGCSSDSTNDNTKATDNAQGGSPIKVSIAIQPWLGYGAWYIAQDQGYFAENNLEVDLIDFEADADMLAALAAGKVDGLNVASHGALLMAEQGVEAKIVLLLDASTSADAILTDGSITSVAGLKGQQVAYEEGATSDLLLNYALLEAGMTIDDVTKVPLGAADAGNALMAGRVPAAVTYEPYITEAMSQGNGVQVLYEAGVKEGLISDVLMVSDAFIAENPEAVTALIKSWGQALDFYNANPEAGRAIIADGVGENPEDLTTAFDGVEFFDLNANTQLLTGDYLQLIMPAVQEAAVKAGLLDGSVEPATIIDASFLP
- a CDS encoding fused MFS/spermidine synthase, with protein sequence MEHDPRLVASRDRPGAWTVQSDGADQSFVDPADPTYLEFFYVQRIVDVIDASFKPGRRICAIHVGGAGMTIARHIAHTRPTSAQIVLEPDAALTQAVRQVAPLPRRSGIKVRPQDGRAGMSALRDNYADVVVTDAFDGAQVPAELGTCQWFEDNKRVLRPGGTMVMNLTDHAPLDYAKRLVAGVLSAFDQVVVGTEPAVIRGRRFGNVIVVGGRCDIGGLERRTRTAAFPYRLIHGPELRRWLGNAQPFTDQDAEPSPQPPTGWMGLTPSAG
- a CDS encoding type II toxin-antitoxin system prevent-host-death family antitoxin, whose protein sequence is MTTSIGIRELQQHASRLVRAVEQGQAEYRVTVQGRDTGVTLSRSTGQAAASPVILAPGLASELWQGSLADDARRLLLANLEAGRDTMGLVGE
- a CDS encoding amino acid racemase, which codes for MTIPRTIGLIGGMTYHSTVDYYKGINDGVAAALGGHHSARVVLSSVDFEDVRAFQDAGDWDGAGRFLASEATKLVQAGAQAVAICTNLMHKAAPIVEDSVDVPLIHIADSVAAEAKRRGLRTLGVMGAKWTMRDRFYSDRLATQGLACTQAGDEDIELTNQIIFEDLTFGIVREESRQALLGVAARLAQAGADAVVLACTELPLALQDGDGTVPLLDSTKCHVNALLDFILASDPSDDA
- a CDS encoding PIN domain-containing protein, whose protein sequence is MKLVDTNVLVYAAFAGSRHHSDARGWLDAALTRGEPVGFAWFALVGFVRLATNPRVADPALTRAGALEFVDAWLGAPSAHVLEAGSRHADFLREMLAATSASPDLVNDAHLAAIAREHKATVITFDSDFRHFPGVRWEQPRR
- a CDS encoding antitoxin, with amino-acid sequence MRTTVTLDPDTEQVIRERMAAKGVSFKQALNDAIRDGAPGRVDYVFRSPTAKATLLVDVTKANALAGALEDEAQLDRMRAGT
- a CDS encoding Fic family protein, whose product is MASVFTPPRLGAHDEAVIAEIDQMRLELSQVLRAPRRWQGSMRRSAQAKAIRGSNSIEGYVVSEGDAVAAVDQEAALTADERTWAEILGYRRMLTYVLNVGTGAGFTFDDGVVRSMHFMLLEHDLSKNPGNYRTGPIYVTREDGSVSYAGPDARLVPKLMAALVDQVNASKSPPMVTAALAHLNLVMIHPFRDGNGRMGRALQTLVLAMDHVLEPPFSSIEEWLGANTGDYYAVLAATGAGAWHPERSARLWTSFNLRAHHMQAQTVRRRFDEANRQWAVIDGLMLAHNLPARVGDVLFDAWLGFRVTRPRYVSHVEVDDRQASRDLARLSDLGLLVAHGQTKGRYYTAGIALAKAKDDLRTARQPLADPYPDLMAEARVIVAGSTDSSSDQRLF